GAGATCCTCAGCTTCACTATAAAAGTAAGATATGTGTGTTTCTTAATGCAAAATCATACTCATGGACGAGGTGAGTCCCGCCTCATTTCTAGACCTCAGTGACACCTTGAACCAGTATACATgtagaataaatattaatttaagggAACCAGATTGAGatcttatataataatactaaagtactattatagtatttattaatagttgaattatcttttatttttatatatttccagttcattttaattttaatcttaattgaatttatctttttaaatttaaatttgttcagttgattttaattaaatcaattaatctacatactaaattaattttaggaagtaaattaaatttagtaattGTAAAAGTAAAATTGTTAGTAAAAGTAACTGttatgtgcttgtgtgttttgagttttagtaattttacttgatTTCACTTCATTGacaatttctaattttcatttactaattttcaagtttttacaattttcatatttcatattacttcagctttatttcagctaatgaaaactatttcacataattttatgaaatatttcagaGAATTTTAAGGcataatcaattattataattaaaataataataaataagcattaaaatgtaataaaaaataaaataaataattaaatcaaatattgaCACTTGTATTTTCTTTACAGGATGTCTATGATAAGCTGGACTACCTGAGCTCTCTTGGAAAAACTCAGACAGCGGCTGTACAAAGGGATGCCGACATCGGCGTGGCCGAGGCAGAGAGGGATGCTGGGATTAGAGTAAGAGACTTCTGGCTTCACTGTGTTTATTACTAATGCATTATCCATTAGATGTGTGGCACTCATTAGCTTCTGTTTTCTCCCACCTCCCTGATCAGGAAGCTGAGTGCAAGAAAGAAATGATGGATGTGAAGTTCTTGGCGGACACTAAAATGGCCGACTCCAAACGAGAGCTGGAGCTGCAGAAAGCTGCTTTCAATCAAGAAGTGAACACTAAGGTTGGATTAAATTTCATTTCAATCCAGGGCCATCATCTTAAATCACAGTCATCTTGTTAGCTGGTCAGATGTGAGCTTATACATTGATATTTATCAGTCTCAGATAAGAGTGATAGTAATCATGTGATATTTGTCTCTCTTGTACACAGAAAGCCGAGTCTCAGCTGGCCTATGAACTACAGGCAGCGAAAGAGCAACAGAAGATCAGATTGGAGGAGATCGAAATCGAGGTCGTGCAGAGGAAAAAACAGATCTCCATCGAGGAGAAAGAGATTGAGAGGACAGAGAAGGAGCTGATTGCGACGGTCAAGCGTCCTGCTGAAGCAGAGGCTTACAAGATGCAGCAGCTGGCTGAAGGACAAAAGTGAGTGTTACCtctgaatacattttgtacatctatatatctatctatctatctatctatctatctatctatctatctatctatctatctatctatctatctatctatctatctgtctatctgtctgtctgtctgtctgtctttcagtctttcagtctattttattttaatacattataatgatgtttcattattgttttgtgtatgatttattgtatgtattaattaattttaagtaaagtttttaataataaaacagttccaactaataaaataaaataaaataaaataattcatttaataaaaaaataataaaataggcaTAAATCAGACAAATagacattataaataatatataaaataaaatatatatagtaaactaaatataaactaaatatacttttttaatatataaaaaatatataaatatatgtgaccctggaccacaaaaccagtcataagggtaaatttttcaaaattgagatttatacatcaactgaaagctgaataaatacgctttccattgatgtatggtttgtcaggatcagacaatattggccgagatacaactatttgataatctggaatctgagggtgcaaaaaaatcaaaatattgagaaacctttaaagttgtccaaacaaagttcttagcaatgcatattactaatcaataattaagttttaataaatttacagtatgaaatttgcaaaatatcttcatggaacatgatctttacttaatatcctaatgatttttggcataaaattaaaatcaataattttgacccatacaatgtagttttgtctattgctacaaatatacccaagtgacttaagactggttttgtgctccaggataACATATTAGGtctgccccctaatagtcaactAACCTTTAGTCGACAaaaagaggcttggtcgaccaaaatttgaTTAGTTGCCGGGAAGTGGTGAGGTCACGCAGTCCATGATGGACAAAACATTAACAGCTGGATTCTGTGGTAATATAGTACATCCGAATGCTTGCCTATCATTCATTGACCTCAGATGGCTTATCATCTTAAATATgtaagtagtagcaactttacatggctgcttaatctaatgttaacctagaaaatGTGCTCTATTCAAGTGTCTGTGCGGAGTGTGAAAGATGAACAGTAGCTCGCTCCAGGAGAAGATGGAGGCACCAGTgcactcacttgctcttaaaatactctgtCATTTTGGTCATAGAGATAAGAGTAGTACATCTTTCGAATTTTTAAAGcctctacatttatttgtgtgcactcactataatgacaaaatattgtgcttttgtaaaataatgaaagcaaacaggatgcgctttctgccatcttggCCTCTCAGAACTTGAGCGTGAAACTCCATGTatacttgccttacagacatgaaaaatatatctatagagagtgaaatgtctactttcaaacgAAACaattcaaatctaaaaaaaaaaaaaaaaaaaattcagattatgtaatccgtatgaaacttgCATGCAGGAGCATGCCGACTTTATCTTTTAAGACGAACACACTAGTTTatcaatagattattaaaatattaatgtagttTAATCTCGCTGTTTTTCCCTGATacattcatcatcattatttcTGCCAGTGTGccgtggcaagctttatgcatgcgCTTGAGTACTTATTAGACTATGTAGGTAAAGGCTcattatcatgatttaaatggtttattaataaacgtgcgattactactagttgaccagaaaaatctATAGTCAAAGGCagccataaaatatataatgtataaaaatacaggTTACGGAAGGAAAGGAAgcgtatattattaaataaattactgtattaaggtgtggtcacatttactgttgctctGAAAAATTTCATGGGTGAAATCCagtaatttcaataggaatccgtGCAATAGACTTTTTCGCATGAGGTTGATTTTGCtcatgttcaagttggtcacGTGATTTTCGCCGTGTTGATCAACAGAAtcctgcttggtttgaaagtgacttcatTGTGAGCTGTGCTTGATAAATCACTACATTATTGACATTAGACAATGGATTATTTTTGTGCACAGACTTTCACTGAAATATTGCgatactgcacctttaaagagAATAACAATATAAACACCACTGAGGATAACAGAAAGTATGAAACATTAAGGAGACAATATGCTCATGATCATGAGAATTTGGGTGGGAATATACTTAaagaagtataaaaaaatataattgctctttttttgattttgaggtgaaatacgACCTCAGTATGTTGTTGTGTAACCGAGATAAAGTGCTTTGCTAATTAATGGATCATTACACAGATGTGGCACAGATGTTGCATCAAACCCAAATAGGAtgtgttattaaagggatactccaccccaaaatgaaaatgttgtcattaatcacttacccccatgtcgttccaaacccataaaagcattgttcgtcttcggaacacaatttaagatattttggatgaaatccgggaggcttgtgactgtcccatagactgccaagtaaataacagtgtcaaggtccagaaaagtatgaaaagaatagtcagaatactccatctgccatcagtgatttaaccgtaacattatgaagcgaagagaatactttttgtacgcgaatgaAACAAAACACCCTTGGTCCCAAgtaatttttacttaatttttacaaaattttaaaagagctaatttttacttttacttttaaatttttttgactggtacttttacttctacttaagtaaaatttcattaatgtaatagtactacttgagtagaatattttcgtactctttccacctctgttaaTTATGTATATGAGAAACTGATCTTTGACACACACCAAGATGACTTGTGTTATATTCTTGACACTGAACAGGTTGAAGAAAGTGCTGATTGCTCAGGCCGAGTCAGAGAAGATCAGGAAGATCGGAGAGGCAGATGCCATCTCTATCTCATCCGTGGGGAAGGCCGAGGCTGAGAGTATGAGGCTGAAGGCAGAGGCCTACCAGCAGTACGGAGAGGCCGCCAAGACTGCGCTCGTCCTAGAAGCACTGCCCAAGGTGAATGAACTTTTCTCCTATGTTGTTTCGATGATTGAGGTCACCAGTGGAATTGTACATGGTCACTATGGGTATTGTAGGATGGGCCTGGATTTCGTATTTTGATTTTCTAATGTCCATCACCTACAGATTGCTGGAAAGGTAGCGGCTCCTCTGGCCAGGACCAATGAGATTGTTATTCTGAGTGGGGATGGAAACCGTGTGACCGGGGAGGTGAACCGCCTCCTCGCCGAGCTGCCCGTGTCTATTAATGCACTCACGGGTGTGGACCTGTCCAAGGTAAGACTTGGCTTGAAGTTAATCAAGAGACAAAACCATGAAGTTAATCAGGCCTTAAAGACAAACTGTGTTCAgtcaaaatatacattaaaatgcacaataataaatcaattaattgaatattgattcattaataattgatgaatAATCTATTATTTCCTGTATCCTGAGTTGATGAATAACCTACAAAaagttttcataaattattttaaatgatagacaccaattgtaaatgttaaattttgCTTCTCAAGCCCAGATTAGTAGAGATGGTAAATGTCACTTATTTGGACTgcataaataatcaaacaaaacactaaaaactaaaatcacttattttaaatgctacaattgaatttaggcatcacaaaattataatgtacagtatgaaaaattaataatcattttaatattgtacTATTAGAATAACATacagttattacattattagtgttttttaagaCTTTAAGTGAATGTTAAATGATGccaatataatgtaaatgtaaaaataaaggaaatcaaAGAAAATAATTGCTTTGTTTTATACCTTTGGATATAAGGGTCTGCTAAATGAATTAATAACTATCCATTATCAGCTGaattatatttaaaggggtcatgaactgagaaatctaaattcccttgatcttttgacatataagaggtcgttgtactataaaaatatcaagttagtttcagaactcaaaactttctcaatattctaaaaacagcttatatatTGAAGGcaatctgccaaaacaacagtttgtggaatgtgccactttatgacgtaatagtgtggctaaaccccgcctccgcagatggagatcaacgcctgcttctacatcactgcctttTAAGCCCCGCCCACCATTTTGAGCATTAAATAACGAGAGAGGCAAACAGAGGTCTACACTGaaatcaaatgataaagatgCTGCGAAGATAACAAGACGTTGTgttaaaatagcctattactgctaaattatgatgtattttgatgtaaaaaaatcttgataataacattataagtggacctcaaaGAGCagtacaaaattaataaaaaagcagttcatgacccctttaatatcaaTCAATACTCATCAAATTtcggaataaaaaaatattaataaaccaaataaaaaaatctcttaaattatatattttgcaaatcAGGCTAAAAAATGCAGTTCAATTCCTATAGCTGCCATATAGCATATTTTCATATGATATGCCATATTTAATAATTATCTACTTGGTGTGTGTCTACTTTTACAGATGCCTCTGTTGCAGAAGATGACAGGTGCTCAAGCATGAAGTCAATCAGTTGCGTCTCCTTCATGATGTGTTGTATGCACTCACAGAAACTGCCTTTAGAAGATttgaattacaaaaacaaaacaaaacaaaaaaacaagtagatTTTGATACCTCTGGTGCCTTAATGTTTCATAGGACCAGAATTTCTGCATGCACTGCTGCTCCCACATTCTGCAATTcgctttatttttaaatcacttgCGGCTGGAGTCACTGTACATCACATACGTCAGAGACCATAAGTACAACCAgtattggtttttgttttatatttttgtagtgtCAGCATACGAAACTTAGCCTATCACACTTTATTCTTTActattttatacactttattttcaTCTCTACACTACACAGACACTTTAACACTCAACGGTGAGTCAGCTTTAGATTACAATCAAATCTGTTTATCCATCCAAAGTCCAGCACTACTTCTTCATTCACGTTAAGTCATATTTCTAACTAAAAAGCGACTTACCTTACAGATCCTGCCATGATTTCTAACATTCAGGAAGATGCCACTGATGTAGAGTAGCGAGTAGCATTCAGTATACTAAGCTCTTGGGCAAAGCATTGCCTTACGGGTAAATATCAGTGTCATCTTAGGTAGAATCAAGCCAAGTGCTCCTCTTCTTTTTAAAAGTTGCTGACACATAAACAAACATGGCCTTTATAAACCGATCCATCTTCTGAATTATCGTGTAAGTCACCTGAGCTCAACAGTAGTT
This portion of the Cyprinus carpio isolate SPL01 chromosome A15, ASM1834038v1, whole genome shotgun sequence genome encodes:
- the LOC109104215 gene encoding flotillin-2, translating into MGCCLTVGPNEALVVSGACCGSDAKTYVVGGWAWAWWLISDTQRITLEIMTLQPKCEDVETAEGVAITVTGVAQVKVMTDQDLLAVACEQFLGKSVMEIKAVVLQTLEGHLRSILGTLTVEQIYQDRDEFARLVREVAAPDVGRMGIEILSFTIKDVYDKLDYLSSLGKTQTAAVQRDADIGVAEAERDAGIREAECKKEMMDVKFLADTKMADSKRELELQKAAFNQEVNTKKAESQLAYELQAAKEQQKIRLEEIEIEVVQRKKQISIEEKEIERTEKELIATVKRPAEAEAYKMQQLAEGQKLKKVLIAQAESEKIRKIGEADAISISSVGKAEAESMRLKAEAYQQYGEAAKTALVLEALPKIAGKVAAPLARTNEIVILSGDGNRVTGEVNRLLAELPVSINALTGVDLSKMPLLQKMTGAQA